TGCGCCGGACGTGGGAGGGTAGGTTTAGTTATGTTTAAAATTCCCGACCAGTGCAGTAAGCATTTCTTTATCCCAAGaagctcaaataaaaaaaagaaaacaaaaaaaaaaccgacttACCCATATTCACAAGCCCACTGGTATTGTAGAGTGTGCCCAAATGAGGTCCAGACAGCGAGAGGAATGTATGTAGGCGTGGAAGTAGCGGACGCATTTGAGAACGTGCCAAGGCACTACGTACAATGATCGTGCCCAACGAGTGAGCGACAAATGAAATGCGCGTAGGATTTAGACCGCAGGTCTCGATATGATAAAGTATTTCGGCTACAAGTCTGTGTGAGAAAAAGGGTTTATATACAAGCTACCATTAAACTATTCACAGCCACACTTACCTATCGGTCATAGTTTCAAAATCCGAAAAAGTATCGCCCTGATTGCGCTCGGACATAAGAAACTCCAAATTTGCGCCAGGCAATCCCAATTCCAGATAGGTACGCACTAATCGCAAATCAGCTGCATTGCCATCCAAACCATGAACACAAATAATTAAATGCATACCGTGCGGCGAAAAAGCCCGATACTCATCACTAATGCAAAAATATGGCAGTTCGGATGCGAACTTGACAAAGTCCGAATAAATGCTACCGGTATATTTGATTTGTTTACGAAACTCTTCACGATATTTTTCGAATTCCATTAATGAGATGTTGGATTCTGTGGTAGTGCCAGTGTTGCTAGCATTCGAGTGCTTGGCGCGTTTTACAGGCAAAACCTTTGCTGCACTCGTCGATCTTTGGCTGTCGCTACGTGCGACGATTGCCTTATTTTGTGCGTTGCTTTTATTCTCTTTATCCTCATCCTCAGTACAATTAACGGAATGTGATGCATGATTTGCGGGATCGTGACAATGACCGTTATGGGTGACTGTGTTTGACATTTGGGACGGTGGTGGTTTGCATTGACGGTTATTATAGAGTTCGCCATGGCTATGTTTGAGTTCGACAATGCTGTGTGACTTTAGTAGTGGTTTATTGGTGAATATCGCGGGAGTAGCGATGGGTTTCAGTGACTCATAAATATGATAGACTGGGTTGTCGATAGCATGATTAAGTTGCAAATGCTCGAGCAGACTTTGCTGTTGCACGAACTCCTTTGGTGCTTGCGACGACGCTGAGACGACCGCTTGTGCGTTAGTCGTCGTCGTGGTCATGTTTGTCGTGGGCGGAGTTTGCTGCGCTAAGTTTAAAGTTTGCGCTTGCATAGTAAGCGTGTGTGTTGGACGACTTCTTTTTGGACTAAATTTGAAGTGTTGGTTGTGCTTTGGTTTCGTATTTGATATCGTTTTTATTTCGTTCGTGGAGTTGCTCGCCGTTGTAGTGGACTGTGCGGCACTCTTTTTGTGATTGCTGCTGCTGCTACTACTATTCTTGGACGTTGTATttgtaaagtttttggttttcGCAACGTTTTCTTGCGCACCCAAAAAGGGCGGATCTCGAAACTCGTCTGGTGGCAAGAGATCATCTTGAAACTGTTGTGGTGGTGGTACGCGCACATGCTCCAATGGCGCATTTTCTTTCAAGCTAACTAAATCGAAATCGGATTTTGATTTTTCCTGCCTTGAATGTTGCGCACGTTCGCGTTGGTAAGGAATTTCTAAATCGTCTGTTTCGGTCGACTCGCCATTTGGAATGTGTTGCAATTGACGTCGTAAGTGCGCTTCGGTACGACTATAATCGGGCTTCATTTTCAGTGTTACTGATGAGACTTTGCGCTGTATGAGTACTTCATTGTTGAGCATATTTGTTTTATGATTTTGGTTTGTATGTTTAGCTGAGTTGTGCTTCTTTATGGACTTTAGTTGCTGTTGATCTAATAATTGTTGTAATTTGAGTCTCAATTGTTCGCCGTTAAGACGTGTCTCCATACCGTTGATAtgtgctttttcatttttttcgttCTTTTCATTATTCGTTATCGTCTCTGGACTAGATGGACCCAGCGAGCTACGGCGACTTGATACCCAACCGCTTTCCTCGCTAAGTGACGAAGTAGAATTACTCAGCACAAGTTTGCGCTTCGCTCCCGAGCCTGCATCGAACTGTGGTGGTGGTGCCAAGTTTGGCAGCGATTCGCTGAAACCGCTAGTATTTTGTTCGCTACTCGTTGTATTCAAAGACTCGAGTTTGAAGGGTACGCTGAGCGATGAGAGCATTTTAAGATCACTACTTTTCGATGATAACATTTTCGAAGGTATATCACTTTCTGAACTGCTAGACTCTTTCTTAAGCGTACCATTTTTCAACATCTCTTTAAGATCGGAAACGCGTACACGCGCGATCTCAACTGAGCGCGGTATAGTCGAAGCAGATTTTGCTTGCATGCTTAGCTCTTCGTGGCACTTTTGCCTTAAGGCTTGTGACGAGTTACTGCGCGGTATTGTATGTTGTTCCTTTCGAGTGGTCTTCGAAGTAGATTGTGGACTAACTGGCGCACCATTTCCCACGCAACCATTAGTCTGCTTCGTTTTAAGTGGCGAATATGAATTTCGTGGTGGTATCAAACCATTTCCATTATATTTCGGCAATGAGTTGTAGTATGGGCAAAGCGTCAGTTGTTTCGGCGCATTCAGCATACGTATCTCGTGTAGGTAGTCGAACTTACCAGCGCGCTCATTACTGCCCAACTGCCGATTTAGCGTGCTTACAACAGCGCGACTACAGCCATTCAAGCTCACATTGTTGTGCGCCGTTTCATGaccatttaaattaatttttgtttcaaACACTTTCGCATCTTCGTAGTTCTTGTACTTTTGGCGAAACTCTGATATGTTACGCATAAGATCTTCTGCTTGAGTTTTATGCTTGCGCGTGATTGCGTAATCGGCTTTGTTGGTGGCGGCTAAACTTGTGGCGCAAGCGCCATCGCTAAAATGTTTATAACTTGAATCAGATTGAGATTGCGTGGAATTCAGGTTGAGTTGATGTGTTTGGCTGTGAGTACGTAAAGATGGCGTGCTGTGTACCGTACCGTCCAATTGATCCAAAGACTTGCTATGACGCGCTGGTAATGTACCATTCGAATTTGTGTGATTTGCTTTCGGCAGCTCACTATCAGCGCCATTATCCTCCAGTAGTCCAGTAACAGAGTGACGCGACATCTGTCGTTGATTTAAAGGAGCTGTTGCTTTTGCTGCAGGTGCGGTTGCTGCGATAGTCAAACTAGCTTGCAGTACTTCACCACCTAAAGTAAAATGCGGCGTTAGAGCTCCCGGCGCTACACAATTCGGACTATTTTGATATTCCAGATTGATGGTACAAGAACACTCTTTCGAATTTGTGCTACGTCCACTTAAACTGTTCACGGAATGTGCCTTATCAATCATGCATGGCGGCGGTTTGGGTGTACTACTTCCACACGAGCTCACCAAACTTTCGTGGCTATTCAAATGTGGATCACTGCCCGTACGTCGTCGCGTATAATTCGGTGGTTCAATATAACGATCTTCAAATATTAGCGGCAAAGAGCTGGCATCGCCATCAATGGGCGTGCAATGCACTGGCAACGGTGGTAGCGACTGTAAATAACGACTTCGACGTGCCATATCTGCAATGGCTACATAGTTTTGATAGTTACTGTCGTAACAGCCGGCTGCAGAATGACGTGGATTTTCGTTGACAAAGAAACCTTCGGCGAAGCGTTGTACTCTCAGGATGTGGTGCTTTTTGGCAAGTAGTGTGTGTACAGCGGTTTGAGATGAGGCGAGCAGTACACGTCGCCAATACATGATGCATTCGGCGCAGAGTTGCGCGATGTCGGAGTTGGCACGGATTGCGAAATCTTCTTCGGTATCATCGAGCTGTAAATGATTAGAAGTTCAAAAGAGCTTTGGTTACTCAAATTTCCTATGTAGAAATTG
The Eurosta solidaginis isolate ZX-2024a chromosome 5, ASM4086904v1, whole genome shotgun sequence DNA segment above includes these coding regions:
- the LOC137253376 gene encoding protein FAM135A gives rise to the protein MGDLQATIEFSVELYKFFNVDLFQRGLYQVRCGLRVSPRLPVQVETSIPETSQNNSHTPEVHTKSQTATTTIANGIGGDNSGGGGGGGGSGSDGDGLREQREEQDALLPGLLPNGGSLLSSSACIINGCGASRVFQILYRNEEVTLRDVIHFRTHLLVDSRHLKESIERAEFSLQVELWFGEQNGTGALTLASTRTLQLNFHPGRGLHYHLPVLFDYFHLAAISVGIHASLVALHQPYINAPKSSKAWSGKLNCRGSMSPGPLEAVFFGPQIVGTTKCSGGPAGRLLQSRHIHHEVCSLLLGAIENLKATLNEFSTVLTKSMNNQIGSPPLRENDACERLLHLTEEAKLDDTEEDFAIRANSDIAQLCAECIMYWRRVLLASSQTAVHTLLAKKHHILRVQRFAEGFFVNENPRHSAAGCYDSNYQNYVAIADMARRSRYLQSLPPLPVHCTPIDGDASSLPLIFEDRYIEPPNYTRRRTGSDPHLNSHESLVSSCGSSTPKPPPCMIDKAHSVNSLSGRSTNSKECSCTINLEYQNSPNCVAPGALTPHFTLGGEVLQASLTIAATAPAAKATAPLNQRQMSRHSVTGLLEDNGADSELPKANHTNSNGTLPARHSKSLDQLDGTVHSTPSLRTHSQTHQLNLNSTQSQSDSSYKHFSDGACATSLAATNKADYAITRKHKTQAEDLMRNISEFRQKYKNYEDAKVFETKINLNGHETAHNNVSLNGCSRAVVSTLNRQLGSNERAGKFDYLHEIRMLNAPKQLTLCPYYNSLPKYNGNGLIPPRNSYSPLKTKQTNGCVGNGAPVSPQSTSKTTRKEQHTIPRSNSSQALRQKCHEELSMQAKSASTIPRSVEIARVRVSDLKEMLKNGTLKKESSSSESDIPSKMLSSKSSDLKMLSSLSVPFKLESLNTTSSEQNTSGFSESLPNLAPPPQFDAGSGAKRKLVLSNSTSSLSEESGWVSSRRSSLGPSSPETITNNEKNEKNEKAHINGMETRLNGEQLRLKLQQLLDQQQLKSIKKHNSAKHTNQNHKTNMLNNEVLIQRKVSSVTLKMKPDYSRTEAHLRRQLQHIPNGESTETDDLEIPYQRERAQHSRQEKSKSDFDLVSLKENAPLEHVRVPPPQQFQDDLLPPDEFRDPPFLGAQENVAKTKNFTNTTSKNSSSSSSNHKKSAAQSTTTASNSTNEIKTISNTKPKHNQHFKFSPKRSRPTHTLTMQAQTLNLAQQTPPTTNMTTTTTNAQAVVSASSQAPKEFVQQQSLLEHLQLNHAIDNPVYHIYESLKPIATPAIFTNKPLLKSHSIVELKHSHGELYNNRQCKPPPSQMSNTVTHNGHCHDPANHASHSVNCTEDEDKENKSNAQNKAIVARSDSQRSTSAAKVLPVKRAKHSNASNTGTTTESNISLMEFEKYREEFRKQIKYTGSIYSDFVKFASELPYFCISDEYRAFSPHGMHLIICVHGLDGNAADLRLVRTYLELGLPGANLEFLMSERNQGDTFSDFETMTDRLVAEILYHIETCGLNPTRISFVAHSLGTIIVRSALARSQMRPLLPRLHTFLSLSGPHLGTLYNTSGLVNMGMWFMQKWKKSGSLLQLCMRDTMDLRNSFLYRLSQRSTLHHFKNILLCGSSQDRYVPAHSARLELCKAAIRDNSNLGTVYREMVHNIIAPVLARPELKLARYDVHHALPHTANTLIGRAAHIAVLDSELFIEKFLLIAGLKYFS